AAGCGGTGGATGTCGTTGTAGAAAGCCAATCCCATCAACGTAAACAGCATGACTAGGCCGACATACTGACCGGCCATCATGGTGCGTTCGCTGACGGGGCTGCCCTTGACCAACTCAATAAGGTAATACAGCAGCCAACCGCCGTCCAAGACGGGGATCGGCATCAGGTTGAGAATCGCAAGACTCAACGAGACCATCGCAAGGAAACTGAAGAACCAACCGACGCCCATGCTGGCCGAGGCATTGGCCACTTGGGCGATGCCGATCACGCCGGAAAGGTTCTTGGTCGAAGCCTGCCCGGTCAGCATCTTGCCGATCATGTTGAAGGTGGAGGCGGCGCTATTCCAAGTCGTTTCCAGCGAGGCGCTCATGGCCTTGAGCGGCCCGTAGCGCAGGATGGCCTGTTCGCGCTCGGCAAACTTCACGCCGATCACCCAATTACTCGGCTGGCCTTCCAGGGACTCCATACGGGCCGTGACGGACAGGGGGATGGTCTTGCCAGCACGTTCCACCGTGATGGCCAGCGTGGGCGACTTGGCGGCTTCCTGCGGCACCAGTCGCTGGAATTCTTCGAAGCTGCCGATGGCAACGCCATTGAGGCTGACGATGCGGTCGCCATCCTGCACGCCGCCCTGCGAAGCAGGTTTGCCCGGCAGGACGTCGTCGATGACGGCTGGCGAGGGCGCGAGCTTCAAGCCGAGCTTGTCCAGGTACTGGCCGATGTCCTGCCCGGCGGGCAGCTGGTTGAGGGGTAGCACAAGATTGCGCGTACCGCCGTCCGTGCCGCGCACCTGCATGGGCAGCGGATCGCGGCCGAGCAGGGCGTTGGCCACCGCGTCCATGGAGTCGCTCCACGTTTCCACGGCGTGGCCATTCACGCTGAGGATGCGGTCACCGGTACGCACGCCGGCTTCGGCGGCCATGGTCTGCGGAACGGCAGAAATGACAGGCGCGACGTCCGGCTTGCCCACCAGAAACATCAGCCAGAAAGCGAAGAGGGTAAAGACCAGGTTGAAGCCGGGGCCCGCCGCCACGATGGCGATGCGCTGCCAGACCGGCTTGCCGGTGAATTCTTGGCCGGCTAGCGCGGGATCGATCTCACCTTCGCGGGCGTCGAGCATCTTCACGTAGCCGCCGAGCGGGATCATGGCGACCTGGTACTCGGTGCCATCCTTGCCGATGCGCTTCCAGATGGCTTTACCGAAGCCCACAGAGAAGCGCAGCACCTTGACGCCGCAGCGCCGTGCTACCCAGTAGTGTCCGAATTCGTGAAAAGTCACCAGCACGCCGAGCGTGACGAGTAACCAAAACACTGAGCCAAATACACTATTCATCGGTGAGAGCTTATCAGGCTTGTCAGCAGGCGTTGCGAAGGATGCGGCGGGCGGCCTCGCGGGCCGTCCGGTCGCGTTCATTCAGGGTCTGGACATCGACCACAGGTTGCGGCGGCAGTTCCGTAAGTACGCTCTCGACGAGATCGGCAATGCCGAGGAAGGGCAGGCTGCCAGCCAGAAATGCCTCTACGGCGACTTCGTTGGCGGCGTTAAGGATGGCGGTGGCGTCACCACCGGCTCGCAGCGCCTGGAAGGCCAGCGCGAGGCAGCGGAATGTATCCAGGTCCGGCTGCTGAAAGGAAAGTGGTGCGTTGGCAGCCAGGTCCAGCGGAGCCACGCCCGCTTCGATGCGTGTGGGCCACGCGAGCGCATGGGCGATGGCCGTGCGCATGTCCGGGTTGCCCAGCTGGGCCAGGACCGATCCGTCGACGTATTCGACCAGCGAATGCACGAGGC
This genomic window from Dyella terrae contains:
- the rseP gene encoding RIP metalloprotease RseP, with the protein product MNSVFGSVFWLLVTLGVLVTFHEFGHYWVARRCGVKVLRFSVGFGKAIWKRIGKDGTEYQVAMIPLGGYVKMLDAREGEIDPALAGQEFTGKPVWQRIAIVAAGPGFNLVFTLFAFWLMFLVGKPDVAPVISAVPQTMAAEAGVRTGDRILSVNGHAVETWSDSMDAVANALLGRDPLPMQVRGTDGGTRNLVLPLNQLPAGQDIGQYLDKLGLKLAPSPAVIDDVLPGKPASQGGVQDGDRIVSLNGVAIGSFEEFQRLVPQEAAKSPTLAITVERAGKTIPLSVTARMESLEGQPSNWVIGVKFAEREQAILRYGPLKAMSASLETTWNSAASTFNMIGKMLTGQASTKNLSGVIGIAQVANASASMGVGWFFSFLAMVSLSLAILNLMPIPVLDGGWLLYYLIELVKGSPVSERTMMAGQYVGLVMLFTLMGLAFYNDIHRFLPA